cttttatttttttaaattatcctCAATGtttcgaaagttgaaatgaacacaaggaaaaaacaatttattaCGTTTATGTaatttgtacctatttgaaaaagaatgaaCATCAAATACCGCCTACCTAAATGTTAATTAATAATGGGTACCACTTTTAAAGCACCAAGTTTGACATTTTCAGTTGTATCAATGTATatgtaataataatttaatttaattttggcaaaataaaaaatgttttccaacaTGTGATTTCAAATACGTGAAGGTTCAAGTCAcaaatcatttattttatttttttttttcaattttaccacaGGTATTTGTGCATGAAATTAGAGTCAATTGTACAATTCAGCGCATTCATTCAATAATAAGGAAAGAAAATCACCGGTTTAATCATTTTATTCGCGAATTGACATTCAATTTACATCGTATTTAttgcatgaaaaataaatagaatacATAAAAGGATTTTAAATACTAAATTAATATCACAAAGCAACATAAACCATTTAATAAATTTGACTAATATGTAATACGGGTAGAGAATTCATAATTTATAACCATCGTACTTACTTTACGATGAACTgacattattaaaaatataataaacacAAGCATATTACAACCGTAATTAATAAATGCAATACGTACGTATACTCAacgtgagaaaaaatttaaatgatgaataaataaaactgGCTCACCCATTTAgcataaatcataaaaaaatgtcaactctACTCATTTCAAAGTTAGATACCTACTCGCAAGTGTTAATTCTTTCGAATAGGTAACTTTTGTCACGGAAAATGTCCACAAAAAAGCGtagatacctatgtatgtactcaTGAAGATAAATTGCACCCACAGAAACATCAAACGATTGCAGCACGTCTTTGGTTTTCCACATTTCCGaattcaccttttttttgctAAGATAACAGGTcgattgaacttgaaaaaaaaaagagaaattggAAAACCAAAGAACACCACGAGTCCCTGTACCAGTTATTATTTTCGTATTTAAAAGTCGGCAACGAGGAACTTGATAATTACGAAGAATAATGAAATATTATAGAAGAATTAATCATTTAAAAGCGTCAATAATAAGTAAACACGAAacagttaaaaatttcaatcctacAAATTTTTCTCGATAAATTTGTGAAACGAATCTCAATTCGAGTAGCACAATAAATCACACAATAATATTAATCTAATCAATTCGATGATGAGTTTTCAACACAGTCATTCTAGcaataaaattgatcacttttacATCAAATCGAACGCATAAATTtacgatacaaaaaaaaaaaaaaaaacttagaagCTAACGCGCTTTTTCTAAACGTTCAACATAAAAGAAACTAAAGcgtaaaaaaaacgaatgaatcacataaaaagtacaaaaataattaTCCTATAATATAATTAAAACAGCCAGTTTAACCCCTCTTCATTTTCTGCTTTTGCATATACAGTGGTTGGGGTCGGAGGTTGGTCTATTTTCACAGCCGTACTATctgaaataaatataaataagatgaaataaaattaaaattgaaaagagaGCTTTACAAACGAGTCTTTTTGAAACttcatttcagatttcaaatcATCTCCtccccttcccccccccccaatcatgatttttgctcactctgaaatttaaaacgtgttttcattgcatttcattttgttttttacccctaaattttaatacaaaatcGACATGAATAGCgaacagaaacaaaaaaaaaatcaccttgaaATTGCTTATTCAACGTTAGAATCTCTTCGTATACGTTTTCTTTAGTTAAATTCTGATTTTCTTGAGGTTCAACCTGAGGTAAATCAAATTGCCGAGGAGCGAAATTGATATCAGCAATATCCTGAGTACTCGATTCGCCAGATATGCTCGATAAATAGGTGTTTAAAATATGCGTGTCGAAATTCAAACCGTCATCGTTGACGTTTCTATTAATATTATCAACATTACGCTCATTATCACTGAATGCGTTTTCACCAACGACAACAATTTCATTGCTTCTGTTAGTTTTCGCTTCTCCATTCACCAAATCGCCGCCattttcgtaaaattcaaaatttgttttatcgTCCATAAATAATTCGTCGGTTGCTATACTCTTACAATATTCTTCTATCAGAGAATAATTCTTGGCGATACTTTCATCGAAATTAGGTAAATTATTATCCAAAACTTTGAACTCGTTTTCGCAGTGTTCTTTGTACTCCACATTATTAGGAACGGTATTTGTGTTCATGTAGTCAATATAGGTATTATTTGCAGCTTGAGGTAACGTTGGAGTAGCATACAGATTCTGCATATTGTTTCCTACCGTGTTGCAGATTTGATTTTCCAAGTCTTTGAAGGTTTGCAGCAATAAGGCGGTTTCATTTTCGCTGTAATTTTCGGCAGCGTTATTATCATTATTAAGAAAAGCATTGTAGGAAATGTTATCCATTATGTTGGTGATGTGGTTTAAATTTTCTTGACTCGGATCATTTTGGAAACTAGCGTCTGGCACAGCGAACGAAAACCGATTCACTGGAATACTGGGAAAATGCTCTCCATTCGAGCTCTTATCGACGCTTTTATCGAATGAAAGTAGAGTATTTATGTCGCAATTTTCATCGGATATTTCTTGTTTCGGTTTCTTCACAATTATAGTATTATTTGGAACGCATTTCCGTTTCAATCGtttggcaattttcaactttttaatcgCGCTATCATCAGTCgataaattgtttaaaattttacacgAGGCGGCGAGAACGCTTTTCATTCGTTCGATTTCTTCGTTAACTTTGGATTTTAATTCGGTTTTAGGTACGTTTACTGGTTCTTTTTTGATGGGCgtattttcggaattttcttCGTTGAAAACACTAACTTTCTGAGGAACGCCGCTATTTTTCAAAGGTTGCAAGAAATCAGCAATTCGACGATTACCACgacgaaatttcaactcgttgTCGTTACTGTCTTTCGATATTAGAGGATCCATACATTTACGTACAGCTTGACGACTTCTATCCATGTACAGAAGACCACCAACTTTATACAGCATATCGGAACAAACCTaaacaaaatcataaaaatatcacGATTACAGAAGATGACAACGATGTACGTAATAATCGTCGAAAGAAAAACAATActtacaaatgaaattttaatgtcATTTTCATAGACACGAGGTTTCGGTTCCGTTTTGACGACAGGAGTGATGACTTTAATATTGCTAGAAGCCTTGATATTGGTTGAATTGGATAATTTAACGTTATTAGATAACTTTTTAATTACTTTCTCGCAATCACTTTTCTGTATATTATTATCGTTTTGAGGAAGACGATAATTGGAACTATTACTGTGCACTATTTCAGGATTCGTAATAACATTAGGAACtcgaattttaattatttcagaTTCATTAGTCGCCGAAGAAATTTGAATAGTATTTCCCGTTATTTTGTCAGCCGTCAGGATAGGGAGGCTGATAATCGGATCCTGTAAAATCAttactatcattttttttacgttaaataaaaataaaaattagtacTTAGTAAGgttaacattttaaaacaaattcgatgaaaaaaaaattactttaaaaatcgTCACAACGGAATTTTCAATCGTTAACGAGTaaacattattttgttttaatatcACAAGGCTGTCATTCATTAAAGGATATGTAAGGGAAATAAAACCACTCACGCTTAAATTCAAATTCGGTGGTTGAGTGCGCTCTTGTTCTTTGATTAATTCTTTTGAAGCCCGATGATCCGCCAGTAGCTTGTCGAATTCTTTACTACGACCTTCTACGGCTCTGCGAAGAGAGATCAGATGAGTTTTACAGGTCAATGATCGCAAACATCTTCTGTTCTCGTCAATCAGCACGCCGCAATGTTTATCGGGATCAAACTCGATGTTCCTCGCTGAGCGATTTTTGCCCTttgatttcttattttttttcgactttgttgTCTTATCAACGTGTTTAGGTACTTCGACGGGAGAATCGATGGTGTTCTCTGCAGAACCGATGGAAAAAGTACTACCAGGAACATTTACGTTAAGCTTTTCTTTCGAATCGGAATTAGAAACTAGTTTATGAGGATTATTTTTAAGCAACGATGTAGATTTAGAAATACTGTTTTTCTTCAGAGATCCTATAATCTTAACATTTTGCGGAAGAGCAGATATCGGAATGGAAATTTTAGTCTCGTTTTTAAGTTTGGGTGATCCAACGTGATGACCGAAGTTGGAACTTTTCCACGAATCGGAGTCAAGTTCTTCGGATTTCGGTGCATTCGATGATGCAGCATTCGTTCGTATTATAGGAATCGGAGCTTCGTTCTTTGAAAAAGGtgtgaatttcgaatttgaattgCGGTACTTTGCGTCCGCCGTGTTGTATTTCGTATTAGAAAGTAAATGCGCTTCTAATAACGAAGTGCCACTATGAGACTTGCTATCACGATCTTTGTTAgcggtaattttcaatttaagcaATGATTTCGAATTTGAGAACGACTTCGAGCTCTCTGTGTCGCTAGTAGAAGTCGATGAAAATGTGTTCGAAACTTCCTGcgggaaaaatgaatttattagtacctagtacctacgtcaACCGGTGAAAATATACCAACAATCGTAGATGTTTTCAACTTACGTCTGTATTAGGAACTGCGAATTCTTCATAGAGATCTTGTGGCCCAGGTGTAGGAGGTTTACTATCTTCGCTAGGGATTTCCTCGACAGAAATTATGTCTACAATCGCGTCTTCCTTACCAGAGCTATCCAGGTTACTCAAAGAATTCTCCTGCAGGTCAACAGCTGGCGAAGGTGTTTCCGATGATATCACCGATTCGGAATCATCTTCACTTGTGCTTTTATTTCCCTTTTTGGAGTATTTTCTTTTAGAAGGTGAAatgaaagatgatttttttgcagaattcgTATTCCGTTTGTGATGTAAGTCTAAAAGTTATGAAATACTCTATAGTTTCAAGATTTAAATACATACTACATCGAAAGAAATCAATTATACTAACCATGATGTAGGTTAATGACTGATGGTTTCAGTAGACGCGAGCATAACTTACATCTTTCTAAATAGAACGGTTCTTCTTTGGGATAAACACCATAAATTTCACGAtctttaaaatgataaaaaacacgaattagTTCCTCATTGGCAagaatattatttcaaatttctcacaTCACAAAATagtcttgaaaatatttcgtgTCAAAAATACAACACTGAAAAGTCATTCCGATGAACGAAATCGATCTGTTCCACTGATCTTGATTAACAAACATAATTGCAAAAGTACAAAGGCAGAATAAATTATACCTTCTTCAGCCAAAGTTTCCGAATTTATTTTATACGATACGACTATTTCTTCTATTCGAGTACCGGTATCTGTAACGAgcaacaaaatttataaaatagaaatttatcttcccaaaaagaaaatgtatcaagttgaatataaaccttttattttatttagtaTATCTTTGGCTTCAGTCCATGATCGTCCTTTCAATGTTTTTAGTTTTCCCCAAACATTTTCCATCGCGttgaaaactaaaacaaaatgcATAACGCATTACAAAATAGCTTTGAAAGCTCGTACGTACACAATCAGTACCCTAGTGCACATGTCCTACTACAACTACACAAGACAACGACACTTGAATGCATGTTGATAACGCTGTTACGTATCGATCCTAAGGGTGTgtcgatattgatttttcatgaaagaaAACTAGCAATGATAAACAaactattgaaacattttcagtttttcggaTTTTCTCAGATATTCAAGCCATTATTCCGTATCTTACCTATACAACTCGGTTAACTTCTACAGATGCCAATAACTTGAACATTCTGACGTATTCATTGAAGGGAAATTTTTACCTAATCACAGCACCACACGACAGCTTTTCAAAAGTATTACCCGAAACCTTTGCAAACTTCCTCACaaagtgtcaaaattttgaaaacatagcACCGCAAGTACGTAGCGCTACCAAAATTGCAATGCCATACTAAAAATAAGTTGCTGTACACAAAGAAATGGGTACCAGTCGAAGTATGTCATGGTGCAATCTACATTAGGACAAtcataaaaagttgataattgaatttttcaagtttttcagcAGCTTTACACCACAAATTAACAAGGATTCGGGCCAAAATTCCAGCACTTAGGCACAAAGCGTAGTTAATGCTCAAAAATGAGGaggaaaatcgaaattaaacgaaaatttttgaaaattataacatCTGacatgaaatgatgaaaaaccgAGTAGAAAACAGTCCGAAGAATAACATTCAAAGGTGATAACGCTGGACAGGATGATGAACTCTTTTtttaaagttgcaaaaaagatcTAAACTTTCTATTCAGAAGAGAGGACCAACTATCATTTAAGTCTAGTTTCAATCCTCTTACCGCAATCGTAATGTGTAGAGGTTCTGGGTTTTCGAACTAATTCGATAATAGAAACCGCCGACAATTATTTTGACGTTACTTCATCGGGCGATCAAGGCGAGCTGATGAATGAACAAACTCGATGCATGAACTAGAGCAACATAACGGTAATATAACTTATGAGCGTATGGGAATCATGATTAATAAAACAATGCAAATTGCAAATATATTTACCAGATAGTTGCAGAAGTTTTATCGTCTTATTCCGTCATTATTTCGTCTTACtttgtcaaaatgtcaatgTTCAAACCATCAGCACAACCGCACAACAAAATGAAGAACGGTAAATAAATCACCATAAGGTGTATTTTCATGAGACCACCTTGAGTCCACGGATTCTCACTTCGGCGCATGCGCATTACGCAGTTggcttatcaattttttgttcctgttatcaatgaaaacaaacatgagaaatgaaattttttgaaaatttttattccggAACacttttagttttagttttattCATTATAAATTTACTATAAAATGATGTAAGTAGATTGATACAGATTAACTTATTAATAAATAATGTTCCGAGTGTAAATCAgatgaaatacgagtagtaaGGAAAAAATATCGGTGGCATTTGCATTTTCACAACTGCCGGTTTATGAGGTTCGCAGCATCTTATTCGATTATCTGTACAGGATGCTTGTCTGCCTTCTATTTCAGTGTATCGTTGCGTAAACATTCGCAAACTTCTTGGACACAATTGTGGTAGAAGACACAAACATGTTGGATTTTTATCTTTCGGTGGTATCAACTCTTCTCTTTCTTTGCATAAAGCTGAACTTATCAGTGATATCAAGATGATTCTACAAACGTACattagtatattttttttgatgtaattcaattttttcactgtaTAAGAAGTAATGTAATACTTACATTAACGTGTACTTCGTCGTCATATTGTGTGTAACACAATGAAATGGTCAACTagtaaatatgaaaatgaatgtttcaGTACAATTACTCCTTCGCCAAATGTCACTCTGTCACTGGAATCTAGAATCAATTCTTGGAATGGCATTTAATAGAGTAATTGGCGAATTATTTGCCATTATGAAGGAACGAGTTTGActaattacttttttaaaatgattctaGAAAAGGTTACTGAGCCAAACTGTAAATGTGACGATGGAAACGTATGAATGACGTTTAAAAATTATGGAATGCTTAAAGACGAGTTTTCTAGCAATGTGGTAATTAGATAACGATTCCGATGGAACTTGAGCCTTATGGTATACCGACTCAAGACTGGAAACGTACGGTCAATGTGGAAATGTGACGTTGTATTCCACACGTATAGATCCCCTTTCATTCGAACGTTTCGTTATTTTCAAATACAATAATAATCTGatgtttttactttcatttaataaaaattgtctcaaTCGCATGATCAAAttaaagaagaaattgaaagGGTTATTTAAAAGATATTCAAGCCTTGTTGCAGTatcttttattttctttaaaaaatagacGTGACCCTGTTTTTTCCGTGAATCCTTCACACGTAGGTATTAGAACTTCTCAATCAAAAGATTGatattttagcgaaaaaatcACCTAGACTCATTCTCGTTTCTGAGTGACTAGTGACTACTACTATTTGTGTAGCTCTTAGCATTCACTCAATTCATCTATATAGGTAGTTTCGCATTCGATTAGCAAAAACGAAAGTAACACTGTGTGAGTCATTCTATCAAAATAATCTTTACATAATACATGATacgaaaattgatgttttcattATGCTAACTTCCGACCGTAttagcggggggggggggagtaaaaaGTACTTCCCGCACGCATTGGTGGGGGGAAATTAAACAGAAGTATCAACATtagttgaaatgttgaaaagcaATTGAAAAGGAGGATTAACGATGAAGATCAACAAACATTGAACTCCGCATTACAAAAATATCTACCCTAATAAGGAGCGAAGTTTGGTTTCCCTTACTTAACGAGTGTTCTTTTCTTTGCTCGGTTTTGGCTCGctcaatgaaaatattttattactcTTTGAAAGTAAATATTTATGAGACGTATCCATATGGTCATTGACcgattctgaagaaatttaaattgaagtaatttgaattttgttagcAGGCAGTTTCAATACATATTTTACTAAGCTTTTTGATCGCATAAAATTACACGAAGACACATTATAAACTTCATTTTATTGTTGTAAAAACGCAGGAGTAACTCATAAAAAATCACGTAATTCATTCGTTACAAAAAAGCACACACTAAAactaatgaaattcaaaaaaaaaatataccgaaTTTGAAGAGCTATTCTGAAGAATAAAAAGGAACGTACTTGTAACAAAATTCAAAGTGTATTCTAACTGATTccagtaaaaataatgaataattttcttcaTCAGGATTTTTACGTTTATTGTATATAAACTTGACGAAAACCAGAATTAAAAGCCGATGAATTTTGGAACGCAATTGAAATGATTTGAATGAGAATACGAAAGAGctaaactttttgttttttctctggCAATACAACGTCTTCTTCAACTTTCCTTTTGAGTGTTTTAACTTCCGCCGAGTCACCATTCTCGACCATTATTACATCATCTTCCTCTTCCTCGGGTTCTTCAGCGTGACCGTTTTGTTTATCTGAAATAAATGACAATTAGAATGCAGCCgacaaaaagaaaataagaatTCACGATAATCCGTGATCAATTTTATCGTTACCGTTTTCTTTATCAGGTGCGGAAGTTATTTCGGCATGTCTTACTATTTCGAACAGAGCAGTTTCACGTTCGTTTTCAACGGTTCTacagaaagaaaaataacatgTGATAAAATGAATTATTTGGAAATGATTAGGGTTATTAAAATTGTGTATCAATACGTACCTTTCGGAGACACGGATGTAGAATTTACAAGTTTGTAAAAAGTCATCGACGTACAACAGAGTTCCTTCTTTGATGCCGAATTGCTATTAAATTAAATGAATCAATCATTACAatcatttttcaccatttctttcAGTAAATCTacacattttatgaaaataaacaaTACCGATAATGTGCGACTCAAATACTCTTCTTCGTAATCATCCTCACTGGTTAATATGGTCAAGGAACTTTCAGAAATGGTTACATCGGGTTCAATTACGTTCAAACACTTTTTCAATACTTCTTCATCGAACTGTTTAATCGTTAACTTATGCAGATCTGCGCTCAACGTCACCTGTAAAGAGTACGTGGTCAGTTGTGTTCCTAATGAGAGATTACTTATTCGAAACAATAATATATACCTCTGGATTTGAAGAGCAAATGTAACAGGTGGGTTTGGGTGGCAATAGATCTCTTTCCGGTGCCATTATCTCTCCTTTATGATTTGGTTCACGCCGCAAGTAAACAGTTCGGCATGCTTTAACATTACCACTCAATACATTTACAGCTTGAAAAACGACTAAACTGGCAACCATGGCATTAGCTGTAGCTATTGCTGGAATGATATTTCCAGCCATCGCTGCAAAACGAATCGAAAAATTAGCTTTGGAGAAAGatattttcacaactttgagatAAAATTTACCATACATTTTACGTCATATCTGCTCTTTCTCGGAATTTCAAAGATGAAAGATCTTATATTAGAGCAGGCCGTAACAAAATCCATCGCTGGTTTATCATCTTTATCCCAGATCAAGTAATTCTCTGATGTGCCTTGGACCTGAAAACAGATACAAATTAATACGTACATACGGCATTTcaagactatttttttttagttcagacGTACCGAAAGGAATTTATCTTTGAGAGTTTTAATACTGTCGCAAAATACATCAACACATTCTTTAATGCTCCATAAACGTTGATCTTTCAAAACTTCATCGGTACCGTTGGTACTAGTAGACGGTTCTGAAATTGAAGCAAAGCGTTACAGATTGCAAAAACACTCGACACAATAACCCTATTTTCATACCCGAATCGGggatttcttcaaatttcattgGTTTCGGTGGCTTCCTCTTATTCCACAAGTCGTGTAATGATAAGAGGTACTGAATATCTTCgtagaaaaatttatgaaataactTGGGAGGATCGTAGTTACATTCTTTGGCCCATTCGCGAGTAGATTTACGATTAATTAACCCATCACCGGCGGCTTTTGTTAGAGCAGAATCAGCGGCGGAACCTAAATATGGGCGAAATCAATAATAATGCACTAAATAAATGATAATTAGTTATATCAATACGAACCGGCAACTTCTGGATCTTCAGTATCAGGTGAAACGCTATCTTCGCCGAGCTGATCTTCTTCACCGAATAACTGACTGTAAGATAAACGTCACTTGAGTAATAACAAAAAACACAGTCACATAAATATGCAGCAAAATAccaacttgaataaattttttgaccaaacgaTACAGTGAATTGGCTCAGAAGGAGTATTTCTAATTGTACAACTAGGGAATGTCTTCGGTTTCTCCTTTGGTTCACATTCGTAACACTTAGTCAATCCTTTGATGATTAATTCAGCTTGGCCTTCGTAGCCATGAGTACCGGATTCAATTAATGGAATTTCAGCCGCCAAACACATTCGGTTAACGTGGATTCTGGCAGTTACATTATCCAGAGCGTTGATCACTAAGTTGAAATTCTTAAACCAACTCACACATAATTCTGAACTGAAAAACGAAGCAAAGTGTTATTAACATGGACAACGACACCACGACAGTTGAATAAAACCACAATCACTTACTCGATAATACTTCTAAAATGTGCTTTTATCGACACATCAGGATAGTGCTGTAGAATACTATCTTTAGCAACTTCGGATTTCGGTTTTCCTACGTGTTCTTTACGAAACAAAAACTGCCTGTTCAAATTACTGACGTCAATCGTATCCATATCGATCTGTAAACATAGAATATTGCAGAGAAAATCTTTTCGCCAAGTATGAGATgaaagaagtacatacatagattAGTGGGATACTTACAACGTCAATCTGTTTGAATCCAGACTGTACGAGACATTTCAAAACTTCACAACCAATTCCGCCGGCTCCCACTAGCAAAACTTTGGACTTCTCTATAGTCGTCAATTGGTCGGGTATAATCACTCCAGCCATGGTGGAATTATCTGACGCAACTTGTTACCTCGCGAAGCACTTgttaacaattttgaaactatataCGAACGAATTAAAGAAAACCAAGAATGTGAATGTGATAAAGAAGAAACTTTCTGGTTCTGCTAGCTTCTTTCTTCAATTTCACTCACGAAGACGCAATTGTGGTCGTGGCATAGATGCAAGAATAATGAGATTGTACTTTGTGTTTGATGTTCACCCAAAACTTCGGATcggtgttttttctttttgcgtgtttttcaacaaaatgaaaacttgattttttaaatacttcGATTTTTCTAGGTGATTTATTTGTAAGTAAATCGTGGATCGAAACTAGAAATacgaaatttatttcattttatttcaaattcgcGCAAACAAAACCGAAAATCAAGAAGTTATCATCaacgtgtatttttattttaatagcgCTACCTAACACAATAGTTTTCAACTTTGTCCAATGAAAACACATTTTATCATGTGAATTACGAAGAAATGCTctgtgattggttgatttttaaaacaggGACAGCGCCAATTATTCGAAAAACACCTTTCTGACTTTTCACTCAACCCACGCGGATCTATGATGACGTAGTCTGTGGGATTATGtacaaattttacaaacaaatttt
The sequence above is a segment of the Planococcus citri chromosome 3, ihPlaCitr1.1, whole genome shotgun sequence genome. Coding sequences within it:
- the LOC135839063 gene encoding uncharacterized protein PF3D7_1120600-like, translated to MENVWGKLKTLKGRSWTEAKDILNKIKDTGTRIEEIVVSYKINSETLAEEDREIYGVYPKEEPFYLERCKLCSRLLKPSVINLHHDLHHKRNTNSAKKSSFISPSKRKYSKKGNKSTSEDDSESVISSETPSPAVDLQENSLSNLDSSGKEDAIVDIISVEEIPSEDSKPPTPGPQDLYEEFAVPNTDEVSNTFSSTSTSDTESSKSFSNSKSLLKLKITANKDRDSKSHSGTSLLEAHLLSNTKYNTADAKYRNSNSKFTPFSKNEAPIPIIRTNAASSNAPKSEELDSDSWKSSNFGHHVGSPKLKNETKISIPISALPQNVKIIGSLKKNSISKSTSLLKNNPHKLVSNSDSKEKLNVNVPGSTFSIGSAENTIDSPVEVPKHVDKTTKSKKNKKSKGKNRSARNIEFDPDKHCGVLIDENRRCLRSLTCKTHLISLRRAVEGRSKEFDKLLADHRASKELIKEQERTQPPNLNLSDPIISLPILTADKITGNTIQISSATNESEIIKIRVPNVITNPEIVHSNSSNYRLPQNDNNIQKSDCEKVIKKLSNNVKLSNSTNIKASSNIKVITPVVKTEPKPRVYENDIKISFVCSDMLYKVGGLLYMDRSRQAVRKCMDPLISKDSNDNELKFRRGNRRIADFLQPLKNSGVPQKVSVFNEENSENTPIKKEPVNVPKTELKSKVNEEIERMKSVLAASCKILNNLSTDDSAIKKLKIAKRLKRKCVPNNTIIVKKPKQEISDENCDINTLLSFDKSVDKSSNGEHFPSIPVNRFSFAVPDASFQNDPSQENLNHITNIMDNISYNAFLNNDNNAAENYSENETALLLQTFKDLENQICNTVGNNMQNLYATPTLPQAANNTYIDYMNTNTVPNNVEYKEHCENEFKVLDNNLPNFDESIAKNYSLIEEYCKSIATDELFMDDKTNFEFYENGGDLVNGEAKTNRSNEIVVVGENAFSDNERNVDNINRNVNDDGLNFDTHILNTYLSSISGESSTQDIADINFAPRQFDLPQVEPQENQNLTKENVYEEILTLNKQFQDSTAVKIDQPPTPTTVYAKAENEEGLNWLF
- the Uba2 gene encoding SUMO-activating enzyme subunit 2, which translates into the protein MAGVIIPDQLTTIEKSKVLLVGAGGIGCEVLKCLVQSGFKQIDVIDMDTIDVSNLNRQFLFRKEHVGKPKSEVAKDSILQHYPDVSIKAHFRSIIDSELCVSWFKNFNLVINALDNVTARIHVNRMCLAAEIPLIESGTHGYEGQAELIIKGLTKCYECEPKEKPKTFPSCTIRNTPSEPIHCIVWSKNLFNQLFGEEDQLGEDSVSPDTEDPEVAGSAADSALTKAAGDGLINRKSTREWAKECNYDPPKLFHKFFYEDIQYLLSLHDLWNKRKPPKPMKFEEIPDSEPSTSTNGTDEVLKDQRLWSIKECVDVFCDSIKTLKDKFLSVQGTSENYLIWDKDDKPAMDFVTACSNIRSFIFEIPRKSRYDVKSMAGNIIPAIATANAMVASLVVFQAVNVLSGNVKACRTVYLRREPNHKGEIMAPERDLLPPKPTCYICSSNPEVTLSADLHKLTIKQFDEEVLKKCLNVIEPDVTISESSLTILTSEDDYEEEYLSRTLSQFGIKEGTLLYVDDFLQTCKFYIRVSERTVENERETALFEIVRHAEITSAPDKENDKQNGHAEEPEEEEDDVIMVENGDSAEVKTLKRKVEEDVVLPEKKQKV